CATACACttgaaattatatttaaaaaaagggatatgaaaattttcatagcgcataagaaaaatgtatttgtgcgagttttttttcctctcaaTTTTTATCATAAAATGATTATGAAAGTGTCAAAATATATGCTAAACATCCATCCAACAGAATGTGAACAAACGCTTCATTTCCTTTTgcaaaaattgaacgcatttgcTCATTTCTAACGCCGAAATTGTCAACCCATTAGCGACATAACAGCCTGACGTGACCAATTGCATCGTGGTGACACCCGCAGCCATCCGCCATCCGGTGGCTATTTCCTATTTTGAAGCTTCTTTTCTCTCCTATGCTTTGCTTTCCTCTGTCCAGCTGCAGCTGGTACGGATCTGCGAAAATTTATACCATCTGTGATGCGAATACGGTGCACAAATTGATTGTAAACGAGTGCTAATTATATTATTGTGACTTCATTAGACTTCAACCAGACGATACCGAAAACGAAGCCGGCTCTATTCGTGAGTGATTTCTTCTTTCGATAACTTTTTCGTATTTTATATAATCTTTAGCGCGCTCACCTGCGCTGTAAAAGCCATCGGGGTTTGAGCCGGCACGAAAAAGTTCGAATTGAACCATTTCTCCCAGCCAGCAACGCGACGGCTCGGTTTctattgtttttgctataaaaactAGCAGAAGTGCTTCAATTATATCATTCAATCGAGAGTCATCCAACACTGGACAACAACCGTAACTGCAGCAAACCAAAGAGCCAGCCCATCAATCATGTTGAAAGTGAGTGGAATAGTAAATTTcctttttcaccgtgaagtatgctaatttttcaaacatgttcTATTTTTCTACCAACAGTTCGCATGCCTCATCGCTTGTGTAGCGGTCACCGCTTCGGCCTATCGCGTTCACGTTCCGCAGTTTGAAGAACACCACCCGGAGAAACATCACAAAGTCGAACAGCACGAGGAAGAAGTGCACGAGGTTCCGCATGATTACTATGCAAAGGCTAAGTACAAGTTCGATTATGGCGTTGAGGACCCACATACCGGTGATCACAAAACGCACTGGGAGGAACGGGATGGTGATGTCGTGAAAGGAGCTTACACTCTGTTCGATTCCGACGGCAGCACCCGAATTGTGGAGTACACGGCCGATCCTAAGCACGGATTCAACGCAGTCATCAAGAAGGTCCAGCATGAACCATTGGTAAAACACGAAGCACCAGCGGTAAAACAGGAAGCACCAGCTAAGCACgatcaccagcagcagcaggaaATGAAACATATGTATCACGGCCATGAACATAAGCATCACGAGCAGGAATCGAAACACTACTACCACGGGCACGAACATGAACACAATCACCAGGAATAAACCTGCTTCACGTATCACAACGTGCCGATGTAGTGGTAATTCCTACTCCAAAAGACTTGTTAAAATGTAAGAGAATTTGTTAAggttgttatgaatttttcctAAATTATAATATTCACATTTATTTAAAACACCATTGTTTTATTCGAATATAACGTCCGAGATCCTTCGATTTTTGAGTGACTGCTACTTATTGCAAGATTTGATACGAATGCGTAGAGTCTACAAAATAGCAATGGGAAATACAATGTCAGACCAAAATATGTAcaatttagtttttagttttttgcaGTTGTAAATCatcgcattttttcaaaaaactttacTGGTTTGTGTATGGAGCGTAGATTTGAGTACATGTCACAcaatccaaaatatattttaaattaagCTTCCAAATATACTAGAAACAACAAATAACGAAAGTGGAGTACTGTGTAGAGGGTGAATGTGATCCTCTTATTACATCCAGTGTATTTCGCTTGCAATGCGTTGTATTCCCTTATATATATACCGTGCCGATGCGACGCATCCCTGCCGCTCATATTTCACCCGCTTTGCGGTTTGCTCCAACCCTGCATCACCCAACCCAACCACGCAGCACGGACCCTTGGCCTACGGCATTCGGTCAGCGGTGAGGGCAAGACGTGTGCTCTGCGGCCAAAGCATAAAGCATCTCCGAAATGGCTGGTCTTTTTTGGTGGCTAAAAtcacacattggcgatcctgccaggagctgGAATTTTCTGGCAGTACAACTACTTGTGTTCGTCGCAGCTAATTAACCGTTTTGCTGATTATTTTAGTGTGGTGTGGAGtgtaaatgcaaaaaaaaatctaaaaaaaacaaatatgtggaagtgagaaaaaaatggcTGTCGTCCCATCGTTGTGATTTTTGTGTTATCGCCGGTAGCTGGAAAGATGGTTGAacacgagtgttttttttttctcacatttCGTTAGTTTGTTGAATGAGGGGAAAATGTGTAGTGATGTGCGTTTTTTGCTTGAAATGTGTAGTGATGTACATTGTTGATGGAACGGATCGGAATCGTATTCATTAAAAGTGTCATTGTGATTTTTGTGTTATCGCTGGTAGCTAGAAAGATGGTTGAACACGAGTATTTTTctcacatttcatttttttttttgttaaatgaaGGGAAAATGTGTAATGATGTACATTGTTGATGGAACGGATCGTAATTGTGTtc
The Toxorhynchites rutilus septentrionalis strain SRP chromosome 2, ASM2978413v1, whole genome shotgun sequence genome window above contains:
- the LOC129766783 gene encoding histidine-rich glycoprotein-like; the protein is MLKFACLIACVAVTASAYRVHVPQFEEHHPEKHHKVEQHEEEVHEVPHDYYAKAKYKFDYGVEDPHTGDHKTHWEERDGDVVKGAYTLFDSDGSTRIVEYTADPKHGFNAVIKKVQHEPLVKHEAPAVKQEAPAKHDHQQQQEMKHMYHGHEHKHHEQESKHYYHGHEHEHNHQE